A window of Citrus sinensis cultivar Valencia sweet orange chromosome 7, DVS_A1.0, whole genome shotgun sequence contains these coding sequences:
- the LOC102609692 gene encoding VQ motif-containing protein 31 has product MENPASQGAAGCKPLTTFVQTDTNTFREVVQRLTGPSESNTASQDRAAAKVAGIKRQTSKLHERRQYTRPKLEIVKPPIIFKPGSSPSKSGTPSFPASPVGTPSTIFAKLSIMEDENKVESAISAFNSQEEEKAIKERRFYLHPSPRSRPGYTEPELLTLFPLTSPRTSERP; this is encoded by the coding sequence ATGGAAAATCCGGCAAGCCAAGGTGCAGCCGGTTGCAAACCATTAACAACTTTTGTGCAGACAGACACAAACACTTTTAGAGAGGTAGTGCAACGTTTAACAGGCCCCTCAGAGAGTAACACAGCTTCGCAAGATAGAGCAGCCGCAAAGGTAGCAGGCATAAAGAGGCAGACTTCTAAACTCCATGAAAGAAGACAGTATACCAGGCCAAAGCTTGAGATAGTCAAACCGCCTATCATCTTCAAACCTGGTTCATCTCCATCTAAATCAGGAACTCCCAGTTTTCCCGCAAGTCCTGTTGGAACTCCGTCTACAATCTTCGCAAAGCTGTCCATAATGGAAGACGAAAACAAAGTAGAATCAGCAATATCTGCATTCAATAGCCAAGAAGaggagaaagccatcaaagaGAGGCGATTTTATTTGCATCCATCACCACGGTCTAGACCAGGATATActgaaccagaactactcacTTTGTTCCCTCTAACATCTCCCAGGACAAGTGAGAGACCATGA
- the LOC102608948 gene encoding uncharacterized protein LOC102608948, which translates to MELESVKRYLEKGGGGDDDKNKSTMEEMPTKFFERFIMQGLRVDLSEPGRVICSMKVPPRLLNAGNFMHGGATATLVDLVGSAAIFTVGAPSVGVSVEINVSYLDAAFGGEEIEIEAKVLRVGKAVAVVSVELRKKDTGKIVAQGRHTKYLAISSKM; encoded by the exons atggagttggaGTCAGTGAAGAGATATTTGGAgaaaggaggaggaggagatgACGACAAGAACAAATCGACGATGGAGGAGATGCCTACGAAATTCTTTGAACGCTTTATCATGCAAGGCCTTCGCGTTGACCTCAGCGAACCTGGCCGCGTCATTTGCTCTATGAAAGTCCCTCCCCGTTTACTG AACGCTGGTAATTTCATGCACGGTGGGGCCACTGCCACGCTGGTGGACTTGGTGGGGTCAGCCGCAATCTTCACCGTTGGAGCTCCGTCGGTTGGTGTTTCTGTGGAGATCAATGTTTCGTATTTGGATGCTGCTTTTGGTGGG gAGGAGATTGAGATAGAGGCCAAGGTATTACGTGTTGGAAAGGCTGTTGCTGTTGTCAGTGTTGAGCTCAGGAAGAAAGATACTGGGAAAATTGTTGCCCAGGGGCGTCATACTAAGTACCTTGCTATCTCTAGTAAAATGTGA
- the LOC102608665 gene encoding calcium-dependent protein kinase SK5: METKTDPARVTAASTTTTTTITKPRRVLPYSTQNLTHDYTIGKKLGQGQFGTTYLCTQKSTGLNYACKTIPKRKLLCQEDYDDVWREIQIMHHLSEHQHVVRIHDTYEDKSCVHIVMELCEGGELFDRIVKKGNYSEREAAKLMKTIVGVVECCHSLGVFHRDLKPENFLFLSVDEDAALKATDFGLSVFYKPDEVFSDVVGSPYYVAPEVLRKHYGPEADVWSAGVILYILLSGVPPFWAETEIGIFRQILEGKIDFESEPWPNISESAKDLIRKMLDQNPKRRLTAHEVLCHPWIVDDKVAPDKPLDSAVLSRLKHFSAMNKLKKMALRVIAERLNEEEIGGLKELFKMIDTDNSGTITFDELKDGLKRVGSQLMESEIKDLMDAADIDNSGTIDYGEFLAATLHLNKLEREENLLSAFSFFDKDASGYITIDELQHACKEFGISELHLDDMIKEIDQDDDGQIDYEEFAAMMRKGNGGIGRRTMRNTINLGDALGLTKNGSK; encoded by the exons atggaaacaaaaaCAGACCCAGCAAGAGTTACCGCagcatcaacaacaacaaccacaacAATCACAAAACCCAGAAGGGTTCTTCCTTACAGCACCCAAAACCTCACTCATGATTACACAATCGGCAAGAAACTTGGGCAAGGCCAATTTGGAACCACGTATCTCTGCACCCAGAAGAGCACAGGCCTTAACTACGCCTGCAAGACCATCCCTAAGCGCAAACTTCTATGCCAAGAGGACTACGATGACGTTTGGAGAGAAATCCAGATAATGCACCATTTGTCGGAGCACCAGCACGTGGTGAGGATCCACGACACCTACGAGGACAAATCTTGTGTGCATATTGTGATGGAGCTCTGTGAGGGAGGGGAGTTGTTTGATAGAATAGTGAAGAAAGGGAATTACAGCGAGAGAGAAGCTGCTAAGTTGATGAAAACGATAGTTGGTGTTGTTGAGTGTTGCCATTCTCTTGGGGTTTTTCATAGAGATCTTAAGCCTGAGAATTTCTTGTTTCTCAGTGTTGATGAAGATGCCGCTCTTAAAGCTACTGATTTTGGCTTGTCTGTTTTCTACAAGCCCG ATGAGGTCTTTTCTGATGTCGTTGGGAGTCCTTACTATGTTGCACCTGAGGTTTTACGCAAGCATTATGGACCTGAAGCTGATGTTTGGAGTGCTGGAGTTATTTTGTACATCTTGTTAAGTGGGGTGCCCCCCTTTTGGGCAG AAACTGAAATAGGGATCTTCAGGCAGATTTTAGAAGGAAAAATAGATTTCGAGTCTGAACCATGGCCTAACATTTCAGAAAGTGCCAAGGATCTGATAAGAAAAATGCTTGATCAGAATCCAAAGAGAAGGCTTACTGCTCATGAAGTCCTTT GCCACCCATGGATTGTAGATGACAAAGTTGCCCCAGACAAACCTCTTGATTCAGCTGTCTTATCACGCTTGAAACATTTCTCAGCAATGAACAAGCTAAAGAAAATGGCTTTGCGT GTCATTGCTGAGAGGcttaatgaagaagaaattggaGGTCTGAAGGAGTTGTTCAAAATGATAGATACAGACAACAGTGGAACAATAACATTTGATGAATTGAAAGATGGCTTGAAACGAGTGGGCTCTCAGCTTATGGAATCTGAGATTAAGGATCTCATGGATGCA GCTGATATTGACAACAGTGGAACGATTGATTATGGTGAATTTCTTGCTGCTACTTTGCACCTTAACAAGTTGGAGAGAGAGGAGAATTTACTTTCTGCCTTCTCATTCTTTGACAAGGATGCTAGTGGTTACATAACCATTGATGAGCTTCAACACGCCTGCAAAGAGTTTGGTATAAGTGAGCTCCACCTTGATGATATGATCAAAGAAATTGATCAAGATGAT GATGGACAAATAGATTATGAGGAATTTGCAGCTATGATGAGGAAAGGCAATGGAGGAATTGGGAGGAGAACCATGAGAAACACAATTAATCTGGGAGATGCTTTAGGATTGACGAAGAATGGATCTAAATAG
- the LOC102607979 gene encoding protein DYAD has translation MLKVPPISAQGSSEALRSCGRLDETSKKGLCWSELKRSGMSQWGVCRLVKFENKNEDPQMSSIVVKDVEDKKDDGEAVAAESPIIPEIRKRKSLILSQDGEERGAKCANVRRQSSGLDKCKKNKLEKSKERWSADRYKLAEQNMLDIMKDEGAVFENPISRPALRTAARKRIGDTGLLDHLLKHIDGRVAPGGTERFRRCYNTDGVMEYWLESADLVKIKREAGVPDPNYIPPSWWKHGGGPSQDSVCSEELKLLKAEMEKMKRDMREMMSKQQEQEQHNPIEEMHKELVKWKAKTDQHLMEISGSLSDMQDMYNDLIKWKAKIEQQLLEISNSVSSMQSSKNCTALSPSYPERWEDWLESTNLDDIQAEDFVPLLGNGDLVNLGGEIPVRDLYSVPPPQLKTGNNPSQDSVCARELGLLKEEMAKMKRDVQELVPRRQEEDQANVTPDSSLTTNSKSDPDNSVLLFQEMFKELIEWKAKMEQQLMEISKTVSAMRSQSYRLR, from the exons ATGTTGAAGGTGCCACCCATTTCCGCTCAAG GCTCTTCAGAAGCATTAAGAAGCTGTGGGAGGCTGGATGAGACCTCGAAGAAAGGACTGTGTTGGTCTGAGCTTAAGCGCTCTGGGATGTCACAGTGGGGTGTTTGTCGACTAGTTAAATTCGAGAACAAAAATGAAGACCCTCAAATGTCATCCATTGTTGTAAAGGATGttgaagataaaaaagatGATGGAGAAGCTGTCGCAGCCGAATCCCCTATCATACCAGAAATTCGTAAAAGAAAGAGCCTAATCCTCAGCCAAGATGGGGAAGAAAGAGGTGCAAAATGTGCAAACGTAAGGCGACAAAGCAGTGGTCTTGATAAGTGTAAGAAGAATAAGCTGGAGAAATCCAAAGAAAGATGGTCTGCGGATAG GTATAAGCTGGCAGAGCAAAATATGCTGGACATCATGAAGGATGAAGGAGCTGTATTTGAGAATCCAATCTCTCGACCCGCCCTGAGAACAGCTGCTCGAAAACGCATTGGTGACACTGGCCTTTTGGACCACCTACTGAAGCACATTGATGGTAGGGTGGCACCAGGTGGCACTGAGAGGTTTAGACGGTGCTACAACACTGATGGAGTGATGGAGTATTGGCTGGAAAGTGCTGATCTTGTCAAGATTAAGCGGGAGGCTGGTGTGCCAGATCCTAATTATATTCCTCCATCTTGGTGGAAGCATGGTGGGGGGCCCTCACAGGATTCTGTTTGTTCTGAAGAACTTAAGCTACTTAAAGCAGAAATGGAGAAAATGAAGAG GGATATGCGCGAGATGATGTCCAAGCAGCAGGAGCAAGAGCAGCATAATCCAATTGAG GAGATGCACAAGGAATTAGTTAAATGGAAAGCTAAAACAGACCAGCACTTGATGGAGATCTCAGGTTCTTTGAGTGACATGCAG GATATGTACAACGATTTGATAAAATGGAAGGCTAAAATTGAACAGCAGCTGTTGGAAATTTCAAATTCAGTTAGCAGTATGCAGTCATCAAAGAATTGCACTGCCTTGAGCCCTTCATATCCTGAAAGATGGGAAGATTGGTTGGAGAGTACCAACCTGGATGATATTCAGGCAGAAGATTTTGTACCATTGCTAGGGAATGGTGATCTGGTTAATCTTGGTGGGGAGATACCGGTACGAGATCTGTATTCAGTCCCACCACCTCAGTTGAAGACCGGTAATAACCCTTCTCAGGATTCTGTTTGTGCGAGAGAGTTGGGGCTGCTGAAGGAAGAAATGGCTAAAATGAAGAG GGATGTGCAGGAGCTAGTACCAAGGAGGCAAGAGGAAGATCAAGCTAATGTGACCCCTGATTCTTCTCTTACCACCAATTCAAAATCAGACCCTGATAATTCGGTACTGCTTTTTCAG GAAATGTTTAAGGAGTTGATTGAATGGAAAGCTAAGATGGAGCAACAACTTATGGAGATATCAAAAACTGTTAGTGCCATGCGCTCTCAAAGCTATAGACTACGTTGA